Genomic window (Romboutsia lituseburensis):
ATGGGTAAAATAAAAGAATATAAGAAGGTAAGTTTATTTTTAATTATTGCTATATTATTGATAGCTTTTTTTTATACAACTAAAAATAATAAAGAGAAGGGAACTTTAAGTAAAGATACTATACTAGCTCAAATTGAGAACAGTTACAATAAAAACGATTTAAGTAAAAACTATATATCTATGGTAAACAATTATTTGAAAGATTCAAATAAAGATAGTAAGTATTATTTTATAAAAGGTTACTTGAATTATACAGCTAAAAACTATAATTTAGCTATTGAAGATTTTACAACTGCAAAGAATGCGATTAATAAAAAAGATCCTAGCTTTATGAAAATATACTCATGCATATTATTAAATAAATCGCTAATAAAAATTAACGAAAGTTACAATTTAGTTGACAATGCTGAAGTAGCTTTTAAGTATATATCTACTGACAAAAAATATAAAAATAACAATGATTTAATATGGGAGAACATAAGCACTTTGATTTATTATGATGAAACTATAAATTCAAGCATTAGGTTATTAGATGATTATTTAAATCAAGCAAAGGGATTAAGTACTAAATGTAGGGTTGAATTAACTAGTAATTTAGGATTTCTATATAGTTTAAACTTTAAATACGCAAAAGCTATTTATAAATACTTAGAGGCAATAGATACATTGGAGGAAAATCAAAATATAAAAGGCTATGAAATATATAAAGCTAAGATAATGGTGAATATAGGTGACATCATTTTTATGATAGGAGATTATGATAATGCAATAAAATATTACAATAATGCAATAAATATAGACATAAAAGATAAACATAAAAATGCAATAGCAAAATCGATGGCTTATGTAAATCGAATGCAATTATATATAGAAATAGGGGAGTATGATAAGGTTATTAGTGATTCTAAAATAGTATATGATGAATTAAAATATCACGATAAGGATTCAGTAGATGACATTAAAATATTAATGCTTAATGGACTAGGACTAGCATATACACACAAACATGACTTCAAAAAAGCAAAAAAATTATTAGATAAATCAACAGATTTATTAAAAAAAGATAAAATAAAATGTGTAATTCACAAAGATTCATTCGTTAAATATTCATATGCTAAATACTATCAGGAAAACAAAGAATATAACAAAGCCTTAGAGTTATATAACAAATTATTAACTGAATCTAAGGAGAGAGGTTTAGGATTTGAAATTGAAATATACGAATCATTATGTGATATATATTTAAGTAAAAATGATATCCAAAATTATGATAAGTATGAAAAATTATTATTAAAAGAAGAAGATACGTTGAACAATAAATTAAAAAGAGATTATATAAAGTATGCAACTAACTTGTATGAAAGCGATAAGTTAAAAGAGCAAAATCATAGAAAGACAATAAAGGTGATAATATTAGTTTTTGGAATAATTATTATGAGTATTGATTTAATACATAAAATTAAATCTGTAAAAACTCTTAAAAAATCAAATTTTACTGAAGGTATGACAAATCTATATAACAGAACTTATTTAGATTACTACATCAAAAAAAATAAGAAAAGTATTATAGATACTAGTATTTCTATAATATTAATAGATATAGATTATTTTAAAAAATATAATGATAACTACGGGCATATAAAGGGAGACGAAGTAATAAAAAAAGTTGCAAATTCAATAAAAGAGAGCATAAAAAAAGAAGACATAGCAATTCGGTATGGAGGAGAAGAAATGGTAATTATTCTTCCGCATACTCATATAGAAGAAGCAAAAGATATAGCAAAGAATATACAAATAAATATTAAAAATAAAAACATAGAGCACAAGTACTCAGATGTTTCACAATATTTAACTATAAGTATTGGAATTTATAATGATATATATAAAGATAAAAATAATATATATTATATGATAGATAAAGCAGATAAAGCTTTATACAAAGCAAAGAATAATGGAAGAAATAGATATGAAATATATTAAATAAAAATTCCCTATATAGTATGATTATTTAATGAATTATTACTCTATAGGGATGTATTAAATATCGTATAAATGATTTATATAAAACATTAGATTTGCAAATTTAATGTTACTTACTATTTTAATTTAAATGTATCACAGCTAGTTTCTGTATAGATATTAGCATTGCCACCTGAAACAGATATTGAGTTAGCTGTACATAATTTATTATCGTTGTAATGACAGTTTATAGCATCGCAAACTAAACAATCACAACTTCCTTCAGAATTAGCGTTATTTGTTAAATTAGAATAATGCTTTTTATCTAAGAAAGATCCACAACATGTATCACAAGGGTTCTTAGCACTTCTTCCACCTACATTAACTCTATTAGCATAACAAACACTACTATTATTATGAGAACAGCT
Coding sequences:
- a CDS encoding diguanylate cyclase gives rise to the protein MGKIKEYKKVSLFLIIAILLIAFFYTTKNNKEKGTLSKDTILAQIENSYNKNDLSKNYISMVNNYLKDSNKDSKYYFIKGYLNYTAKNYNLAIEDFTTAKNAINKKDPSFMKIYSCILLNKSLIKINESYNLVDNAEVAFKYISTDKKYKNNNDLIWENISTLIYYDETINSSIRLLDDYLNQAKGLSTKCRVELTSNLGFLYSLNFKYAKAIYKYLEAIDTLEENQNIKGYEIYKAKIMVNIGDIIFMIGDYDNAIKYYNNAINIDIKDKHKNAIAKSMAYVNRMQLYIEIGEYDKVISDSKIVYDELKYHDKDSVDDIKILMLNGLGLAYTHKHDFKKAKKLLDKSTDLLKKDKIKCVIHKDSFVKYSYAKYYQENKEYNKALELYNKLLTESKERGLGFEIEIYESLCDIYLSKNDIQNYDKYEKLLLKEEDTLNNKLKRDYIKYATNLYESDKLKEQNHRKTIKVIILVFGIIIMSIDLIHKIKSVKTLKKSNFTEGMTNLYNRTYLDYYIKKNKKSIIDTSISIILIDIDYFKKYNDNYGHIKGDEVIKKVANSIKESIKKEDIAIRYGGEEMVIILPHTHIEEAKDIAKNIQINIKNKNIEHKYSDVSQYLTISIGIYNDIYKDKNNIYYMIDKADKALYKAKNNGRNRYEIY
- a CDS encoding DUF1540 domain-containing protein codes for the protein MDKINCSVESCSHNNSSVCYANRVNVGGRSAKNPCDTCCGSFLDKKHYSNLTNNANSEGSCDCLVCDAINCHYNDNKLCTANSISVSGGNANIYTETSCDTFKLK